The Ornithorhynchus anatinus isolate Pmale09 chromosome X5, mOrnAna1.pri.v4, whole genome shotgun sequence nucleotide sequence TGGATCTGTGTCTCTTTGCCCTTCTGGTCATCCCGCTCCCTCTTGGCTGCCCCAGGGCCTGGTGTGGGCCTTCCtcctgcccgcctcctcctcctccttcccctgcggGCTGAGGTGTCACAGGGGCTGCATCTCGTGCCCCCGGCCCGTCgccacacctccctccccgccctccccctttccctggaggggggaggaaggcgggggtggggcggggggctcccgccTGTAATCTCTAAGGGACCCTTCCCCGCCCACTGCCCGCGCGGGTCTGGGGCCTCCTGAGCCGAGGgtcccgggctcctcccgcccccgctctCCGGGGCCTCgccggtctcccctccctccttttctggaacgggcaggaggcgggggcccgcggggggcctccccctcccccagggctcagcctccactgactgatttccccccgccccttcccccccccgcccctgcccggcGCAGGTTCCGGTCCAAATACCATCCGGACGAGGTGGGGAAGCGCCGCCAGGAGGCCCGGGGGGCCCTGCAGAACCGCCTGCGCGTCTTCCTGGCCCTCATGGACGGCGGCTGGTTCGACACCCTGCTGCTGGACATCGACAAGGCCGACGCCATCGTCAAGATGCTCGACGCCGGTAGGGGGGCCGGGCCGAGagcgggggagagcgggggccgGTCGGGAGGGGATCCCCGGTCGGTGACCCgttccctccttcccgccccgtGGCAGCGGTGATTAAGATGGAGGGCGGCACGGAGCACGACCTGCGCAtcctggagcaggaggaggaggaggagcaggccgggaagaaggaggagggcccGGGGCGAGGCCCGCCCGACGCCGACCGCAAGGCCGCCGACAAGGACGACAAGAAGGACGACGCCAAGCAGGTGCGGCCGTTGGCCCCGCGGGCGGgggaccccccccagcccccaggctgtggggcgggcaggggcgggctgtggggggccgggcccgcctgactccccccgcccccagaccgaCGGTGACCCCCCGACCGAGGACAAGGCCAAGAAGTCCGAGGCGgacggggagaaggaagagaagaaagaggagcccGAGAAGGAGGCCAAgaaggtgagggggcgggggccgggcggggggaagagtggggacccgttggggggctgggggaagggcggCTACCCCAAACCCTGGCCCGTCTGCCCCAGCAGAGCAGCAAAAAGCGGAACCGGAAGCGGAGCGGAGACGACAGCTTCGACGAGGGCAGCGTGTCCGAATCCGAGTCCGAGTCGGAGAGCGGCCGGgccgaggaggagaaggaggaggccggTGGGTGACCCTGTGACTCCCCgcaccccctccgctccccttttttggggggtattagttaagcgcgtACCACATGCCaggcgctggactgagcactggagtaggaacGAGCTTAAGataatgttaatattaataacgatgatatttattaagtgcttactctgtgtcaggcactgttctgagtgctggcgtGAATACCATCTGAGCAggttggagacgatccctgccccacagggggctcacagtcttcactcccattttacagatgagggaactgaggcccagagattgaaTCATgatagtactgagcacttagtacgtgctgaGTGCCGTAgtgaacgccggggtggatacaagcaaattgagttggacggagtccccgtcccacgtggggctcaccgtctcaatccccattttacagatgagggaactgaggctcagaggagcgaagcagacaggtggcggagccgggattagaaccccggtcctcctaactcccagacctgggctctagccacaagACCCCCCGGGATCCCaatgtctccccttccctcccgcccccgcagaGGAGGCcccgaaggagaaggagagaacgaaggaggaggagcaggagaaggagcaggacaaGGGGCAGGaggccccggggccggagggtCCCCAGTGCCCGCCGAGGCCCCTGCACAAGACCTGCTCCCTCTTCATGCGCAACATCGCGCCCAACATCTCCCGTGCCGAGATCATCTCCGTGAGTGAGGGGCCggcccgggaggggggagaggagcccggcccggggacccccggaccctccccggagggggcagaaggggccGAAGggcggcacgttccctgcccgctctaacgggggcgtgggtggggaggaACCGGACCCGCGACAACACGattggaaagagaggaaactgGTGGTGGAGGGGGACCCCCCATCCCTGCATCCCGAACCCCTCAACCTGGGGGAGTCCACCGCCCGGCCCCACCCGTGACGGTGaccgtcccctcccttccccagctgtGTAAGAGGTATCCTGGCTTCATGCGCGTGGCCCTGTCGGAGCCACAGCCGGAGAGGAGGTGAGGCCCCGGGgtgggagccggggctggggcgggaccccggggggcgggggcgggcggacgggctgagggtgggctggggggccgggattcagggcctcccccccccggctcctcccaggTTCTTCCGCCGCGGCTGGGTGACTTTCGACCGCAGCGTCAACATCAAGGAGATCTGTTGGAACCTGCAGAACATCCGGGTGGGTGCCGgtcctgccccccgaccccctccgtcCGCGCCTCGCCACCCCCTCTGACCGGCTCCATCCTgcatcccctccgcccccgctccGTCCCGCCCGCGCCCTCCGACCCTCCCGGtctgcccctccccagctgcGCGACTGCGAGCTGAGCCCGGGGGTGAACCGCGACCTGACGCGGCGCGTGCGCAACGTCAACGGCATCACGCAGCACAAGCAGATCGTGCGCAACGACATCAAGCTGGCCGCCAAGCTGGTGCACACGCTCGACGACCGCACCCAGCTCTGGGGACCccagcccggggccgccccccaaccccccacggTCAGTGGTCATCCggacgccccctcccgcccccgcatcGGGCCGCGCCCCGTCCCCTGAcggccgccctccgccccgcagAGCCTGCCCTCCCAGAACCCCATCCTGAAGAACATCACCGACTACCTGATCGAGGAGGTGAGcgccgaggaggaggagctgctggGGAGCAGCGGCGGGGGGCCCCCGGACGAGCCCCCCAAGGAGGGGAACCCGGCCGAGATGAGCGTCGAACGGGACGAGAAGCTGGTCAAGGTGgggaccgggggccgggggatgctcgggggggaggcggggggggggggccgggggtctcaCCGCGGCCGGCCCCGCCCGCAGGTGCTGGACAAGCTGCTGCTCTACCTGCGCATCGTGCACTCCCTCGACTACTACAACACGTGCGAGTACCCCAACGAGGACGAGATGCCCAACCGCTGCGGCATCGTCCACGTGCGGGGGCCCGTGCCCCCCAACCGCATCAGCCACGGCGAAGGTcggcacccctccccgccccccggggggacggagcccgggggtgggggggcgcggAAGGATCTGCCTCGGTTGGTTTCTGTTGAACGCTTACCGGGTgagcagagcacccttctaagcacttgggagagtacaacagaacagtaaaccCACacaattccccgcccacaacgagctgacaggctTCCAGTTTTGattccagcccctccacctgtctgGCGTGggagcttggccaagtcacttgacttctctgggcctcagtgacctcttccgtataatggggatgaagactgtgagccccacgggggacggggaccgtgtccaacccggccagcttgtatccacttcagtgttgAACACCGTGCTTGTCACGGAGTCAGTCGGTGCTTGACAGataaccaaccccccccccccccagttctaaTAGCCTCACCGGCTCAAGGGGGACAGTGTCCGAGCCCCGgtcgggaccccctccccccgaaagCTGCCCGGCGACTCCCCCCCGCCGCGGTCGCCGTCTCACAcccacccgcctccccccgcccagtgCTGGAGTGGCAGAAGACGTTCGAGGAGAAGCTGACGCCCCTGCTGAGCGTGCGGGAGTCGCTGTCGGAGGACGAGGCCCAGAAGATGGGCCGCAAGGACCCCGAGCAGGAGGTGGAGAAGTTCGTCACCTCCAACACCCAGGAGCTCGGCAAGGACAAGTGGCTGTGCCCCCTCAGCGGCAAGAAGTTCAAGGTgccagcgggccgggggcgggcggaggggtgggAGCCGGCCTTGGCGCTCCGGCTTCCGGCCCTGACCCCCTCCTCCTGACCTCCCCCAGGGTCCCGAGTTCGTGCGCAAGCACATCTTCAACAAGCACGCGGAGAAGATcgaggaggtgaagaaggaggtggCCTTCTTCAACAACTTCCTCACGGACGCCAAGCGGCCGGCCCTGCCCGAGATCAAGCCCATCCAGCCGCCCGGACCCGCTCAGAGTAAGAGGGGGcccgcggccgggggaggggcggcggggggggggggggcggcgcgcgaGGGGTCCCGTGAGCTCTGACCCCCGCCCGCAGTCATTCACGTCCCCGGGCTCTGTGCTGTACTCCCCCCAGGCCTGACGCCGGGACTCCCGTACCCCCACCAGGCGCCCCAGGGCCTCATGCCCTACGGCCAGCCGCGCCCGCCCATCCTGGGCTACGGAGGTAAGGGGGTGGGGTCTCGGaaggcggcgggggtgggggcgggggaagggaagggtccgGCTGGCCAGAGCCTGACCTCGGGCACCCCCGTGTctcgcccccccatccccagctgcGGCCGTCCGCCCGACCGTCCCCACAGGAGGCCCCCCCTACCCCCACGCCCCCTACGGCGCCGGCCGCGGCAACTACGACACCTTCCGGGGCCAGGGCGGGGGTGGCGGCTACCCCGGGAAACCCCGCAACaggtgagacccccccccaaccccaccccttccccccgccccccaccggcttctgcccccttccctccccgtccccgaggCCACCCCCCCGGGCCTGACGCgcttctcctcccgcctcccccaggaTGGTACGCGGAGACCCTCGGGCCATCGTGGAATACCGGGACCTGGACGCGCCCGAGGATGTGGACTTCTTCTGAGGCCAgaaacctccttcccctcccctccgtgcccgtcccgcccccgctccccagcAGACCCCCCAGCGGATCCCCACGATCTCCGAGAGAGAGAACCCCTTTTGTACGATGAGCTCACTCGCCCCCGCCCAGCCTCGCTGTTAATAAAAGGAGGGTTTCCAGGGCTGTGTCTTGTGTGTGTATTTTGGGGGGGAGGCGAACCTGGTGACCCCCGAGATGAACTACACCCGAGTCGTGCTGGCAGGTCTGCAGGGAAGGCGTCCCAACGGCCTGTCGGTCACCCTTTATTGTCTGTAGGCCCAGGGAGGGTCTAATTAGAGAGCCCGAGCTGGGGGCCCCCGCTCGGTGTCTCCCCGCGGGGTCGGGGGCTCCCCTCAGGCTGGCTGGGTCCCGGGGGTCTCCTCCTCAGGTGGGCCGGGGTCCGGGGCTTCCCTCCTCAGGCGGGGTGGACTCGGGGGCTCCTCCCCCTCAGGCGGGCCGGACTCGGGGGGCCAGCTGGTCAGGCAGAGGTTGTAGAAGGAGGCGGGGTCGAAGGCGTCTCCCACGTGGCGCCAGCGGACCCAGCCGGCCGCCtgcgccccggcccggccgcccgggTCCCCCCAACAGTGGGGGTCCAGGACCAGCACATGGGCGGCgggcgccggcccggccccgaggcAGACCCCCAGCAGGGCCTTGGCCCCCGCGTCGGCGTCGCCCCCGACCATGAccgggccgccgcccccctcGAAGTGGGCGCAGAGGGCGTCCAGCTCGggccgcagccccccgccccgcgggacGTGGCGCAGCCGGGCCCGCGGCCCCCCGAAGTGGGCGAGGCACAGGGCGGCCTCCACGCAGCCGATCCAGCCCCGGGAGCCGCGGAAGGCGGGCGGCTTGTCCCCCAGGGCCACCAGCGCGGCCTGGACGTCGCCCAGCCCCGGGACGGCCTCGGCCCGGCCGCGGGGCCACGAGCACAGCGTCTGCAGGGTCCGGTAgccgcagccccagccccggtcGTCTTGGCCGTCGCAGCCGTAGTGATAGTAGAGGTAGTGACCCGAGAGCAGGGCCAGCCGGGCCGGGAGGGCCTCCGGAGGGGACAGGCCCCGGTGCACGTCCCCGATCGGCTCCAGCGCGGCCctgggacggacggacggacagaggaGCGGGTGGGAGCACCGGCGGGAgcacgggagggtggggggcggcatCTGTGGGGAGGGCCCGCGGCGGGCAGAGGGCATCGGCTGGAGCCCGGGATGGCTCCCGCATTCCTGCCGGcccttatcccgccttgattatcctctcggcctccttgccgacctccctgcctccttccactcggctccatacttggctctgctgcctcgatcgttttccttcaaaaacgttcggTCCGCGTTTCcccgctcaagaacctccagcggtcgcccgtccgcatcaaaccgaaactcctcctTAAATTcctcgccctctcctacttcctcacctggctactcctcctcctccaacccggcccgcgcgcttcgttcctctggtgccgctaacctcctcgctgtccaTCCCTTTCCatttcggcgtggctcagtggaaagagcccgggcttgggagccagaggtcatgggttctaatcccggctccgccactttgggcgagtcccttcacttctctgggcctcggttacctcctctgtaaaatggggattaagaccgtgagccccacctgggacaacctgatggccttgtatctcccccagcgtttagaacagcgcttgacacctcgtaagcgcttaaccaataacatcatttcgtctatctggccaccgacctcttgccctccctcctcatatcccacagataattgctctcctccaggaaggcttccctgattgaaccctgctcccctcccgctcccttctgcaccgctcatacttgctccttcattcaccctctctcccttcatgtgcatatctgtaatttaccgatttacgtaatttattgatttaagtAATTTTACTGATTTACGCGTTTACTCATTTCTGTTAgggtccgtctcccgctctagactgcgggcgcgttgtgggcaggggatgtgatgttctattgtcctctcccaagtgcttagtgcagtgctttgcacctagtaagcgctcaataaatatgatcgattcctattaataataataataataataatgatgatgatgagggggtGCGGAGGGCATGGagctcccagactaagccgccccttttcctcagctccccctcttctgcgtcacctcgactggctccctttgctccgtcccaaaccacttctgcatctaattataataataataataatgttggtatttgttaagcgcttactatgtgccgagccctgttctaagggctgggtagatacaaggttaccccacctggggctcacagttctaatccccattttcctgatgaggtaactgaggcacagagaagttaagtgatttgcccaaggtcccacagcagataagtggcagagccgggattagaacctatattaAGAATATAGAATATTaagaatctataataataataatattatttaattCTACATTTCTACTGATGGCCGGTTCCTTTTGATATTTTgtcatcttgtctgtctcccccttccagattgggagcccgccgttgggtagggatggtctctatctctatctatggagaagcagcgtggctcagtggaaagagcccgggctttggagtcagaggtcatgggttcgaatcctgatctgccacttgtcagctgtgtgactgtgggcaagtcacttcacttctctgtgcctcagttccctcatctgtaaaatagggattacgactgtgagccccacgtgggacaacctgattcccctgtgtttaccccagcgcttagaacagtgctctgcacagagtaagcgcttaacaaataccaagattattattattattggctattttgttttcttgtctgtctcccccttccagattgggagcccgccgttgggcagggatggtctctacctctTCCCGacccgtactttccaagcgtgtagtccagtgctctgcacacagtaagtgctcgataaatacgactggacgaacggatggatgagaagcagccttggctcggtggaaagagcccaggcttgggagtcagaggttatggattcgaatcccggccgtgccacttggcagctgggtgaccgtgggcaagtcacttcacttccctgggcctcagtgacctcgtctggaaaacgggagattaactgtgagccccccgggtcaacctgatgaccctggatctcccccggcgcttagaacagtgctctgcacataggaagcgcttaataccaacaattATGAGGCCACGGGAGcccgagggggccggaggggcggagggagggcacCATGGGGGTATTAATTTAATTTacgggtggtatttgttaagcgcttactaggtgccaagcactattctgagcgctgggggatacaaggtgatccgattgtcccccgtgggacgcccagtcttcatccccgttttccagatgaggtcactgaggcccagacaagtgaagtgccttgcccagtcaCGTGGCAGAGGGCACCATGGGGGTGCCAGAGGGCGCATGGGGTGGGGGGTCCGCGGCATGAGGAGGGGGCGAttagggggcggcgggggggggggggaggcctggaCCCTCCCCCGGGATCCCTCCGGACAACCCCGGACTCGGTCCCCGGGACTTACCGGCggcgaggagaggaggaggaagaagaggaggaggaagaagaggaggaggaggaggaggaggaggaggaggaggaggaggaggaggaggaggaggaggagggaggaggaggagggaagaggaggggcccctccccccccccccacccgggaaGACCGGGCTGCCCAACCTCCCAGCATGCACCGCTCCGCCCCGCCACTAACCCTTTGCTCGctgcatctcctccctcctcctccaccttctcctcctccctcctcctccaccttctcctcctccctcctcctcctcccttctccttcctcctcctccctctcctcctccttttcctcctccctcctcctcctccctctcctcctcctccctcctccttctcctccctctcctcctccctctccttcctttctcctcctccctcctctttctcctcctccctcctcctcctccctctcctcctcctcctcctccctctccttctcctccttttccttctccctcctcctcctccctcctccttctcctccctcctccttctcctccctcctcctcctcctccctcctccttctcctcccccctccttccttcctcctcctccctcctcctcctctttttcctcctccctcctcctcctcctcctcctcctccccttccctccctcgtgCCGGtcccccccaggcctcccctcccctcaccccccacaggcctgggagtcaaggacctgggttctaataataatgtcggtatttgttaggcgcttactatgtgccgatctaagcgctgggggagatacagggtctttgggttgtcccccgtgaggctcacggtcttcaaccccatttgacagatgagggaacggaggcacagagaagtgaccggcccacagtcacaccgctgacaagcggcagagccgggttcgaacccgtgatctcccactcccgagcccgggctctttccgctgggccagccgagccaagccacttcccttctctgggcctcagttaactcgtctgtaaaacgcggatgaagcgtgtgagccccatgtggggcaggggctgcgtccCACCCTGGTGGTTAGAATGGCGTGCCCTGTACAAGTACTAAAAGAATGATTCTTAGCCCGTCACCCCGTccctctcccggcctcctgtcgtCTCAAACCCCGTCCCCTTCGGCCCTCGTCGCCTCATCCCCCCCACGGTCTCCCgtcgccccgtccccctcccggcATCCTGTCACTTCAGTCCCCGGCCTCCTGTGGCCTCGTCCCCTGCCCCTCTCACCCCATCGCCCCGGCCTCTTGTCGCCTCGTCCCCATGCCTCTGTCCCCTGGCCTCTTGTTGCCCCGTCCCCCCGGGTCTCCTGTGACCCCGTCCCCTGTCCCTCTCTCACCCCATCGCCTCGGCCTCCTGTCACCTCGTCCCCGGGCCCCTGGCCTCCTTTTGCCCGGTCCCACCGGGTCTCCTGTGGCCTCTTCTCCTGTCCCCCTCTCACCCCATCGCCTCGGCCTCCTGTCGCCTCAATCCCTGTCTCCCCGCAACCCTGGCCTCCTGATGCCCTCTCCCCTCGGGTCTCACGTGGCctcgtcccccgtccccctctcaCCCCGTCGCCCCGGCCTCCCGACGCCTCATCCCCGGGCCCCTGTCACtccgggcccccggcctcccgtcgccccgtccccctcccggcAACCTGTCACTTCATTCCCCGGCCTCCTGTGGCCTCGTCCCCTGTCCCCTTCTCACCTCATCGCCCCGGCCTCCTGTCGCTTCATCCCGTCTCCCTGTCACCCCGTCCCCTAGGCCTCCCCGAGGCCTCTGGTCGCCCCGTgccccccccgtgccccccgcccccacccggcgGGCACACACGGTGTGGTTGTAACAGTTTATTGGCGGCCCAGAGGGCGAAGGCACCGCGGGGATTGGGGGattgggggtttggggggggtccTCGGCCCGGGccatgcagggggagggggacacgccTGGGGTGGGGTCCGGGGCTGgctggggaggccgggcccggcccggggggggggtcgggggtcggaggggggtcgggcccggggaggggcgaggggcagggggcgggccggggcctgcGCCTCTCTCTGCAGGTGACTATAGGAGTGCGAGCCCCACCCCAATAAATAGTGTATGtacaggggcgggggcggggcaggaTCACGGAGTCGGCggtctggggagggggcctggggggggtccccggagagggggtcccggcccgcccctccctcaCAGGTCGGAGCAGCGCTCCTGCCTGCTGTAATGGTCGAACTGGTTCTTCCAGTGAACCATGTAGGCGCTCCAGCGGTGAAACTCCGCCTTCCACTGGCGCTCGGCCTCGTCCAGGCTGTCTGCACGGGGGCGGGCACCGGGCACCGGCGGGCACCGACCGAGCCGCGGGGCAaagggcgcggggcgggggacgggacggggacacGGGGACACCCGCGGGACCCGAAGGCAGGGgcgaagagaagaaagagagaagaggcggCGCCGTTAAGTGGGTGGGGGGCTTGGCCCCTcagacccccgacccccctccgccccccgccccgacgggCTCCGGCTTCGAATGGACGTAGAAAAAGAATACGGATAATATTCCTCTTTTCCGGAAAAGATCACGgggtcgggcccggggcccggcccccatcccgttgcggggcggagggggtcgTGCAGGGGTGGGGGGTTCGGATTAGGGGAgcagagcgaggaggaggaggaagaggaggaggaagaggggggccgggggagaggggagagcgggcCCGCCGCCACCCACCGGGCCGGGACACGTGCAAGGGGCCTCCGGGTCTGGGGAAAGAGAAGGCGGTGACaacgggggttggggggcggaggggcgggcgctcagagcccccggagccccctccccggcccctcgaccccctgcccagccccccggGGGTGCCCGGGTGCCCGGGTGCCCTACCAGTGGCGCTGAGCAGCTTGGGGAGGAACGTGTTCCAGAAGGCGCAGGGCTGGGCCCGCAGCCCCTGCCGCACCTCCAGCGGCCGCACGTTGAGCATCACGTAGTGCTGACCCCCGGCCGTGTAGGGCGGCCAGCGCGGGCCGGGACCCTCGGCCGCCTCCGGCGTCGACGCCTCGTTGGGGTCCCTGCGCACGAGGGCCGGGGGTCACGGGGTCACGGCCGGGCCTCGCGCCCTCCGGCCCACCCGCCCACCCCGGGGCgcgcgacgggggggggggggtcccttcgatcccgggaccggccgggagactgggggggatggggtggaggtgtgtgtggggggcggtcccctccccgccccgccggggcccggccctgACCCGCTGCGGGCGAAGTCGGCCCAGTAGCGCATCATGCGTCGGGCGAGGGCGCGCTCGGCCGGGGTGTAGTTGAGGGCGGGCTCCAGCGGGAGCCCGAAGACGAACTCGATCTCGTAGCCGTGGGGCACCCCCATCCACGGCGGCCAGGCCAGGGTGGACGCGCGGTGGTCGAAGAGGTAGGCGTACACCTGGGCCCCGCCGGCCGCCAGCCGCCCGGCCAGCTGCACGATGGGGCAGACCACGTTGTGGTCGCCCACCATGTCGTCCAGGGCCTCCCGGTTGCCGACGGGGTCGTCCGGGTTGAGCCAGTCCGTGTAGTGCAGGGCCACGGCCTCGGCGGCCAGCTCGCTGGCGTGGGGCACCCCGAGGCGCACGCCCGCCAGGAACTGCGCCCGGCTGATGAGGGAGTCGTTGTCCTTGCTGAACCCGGGGGCGCCGTACACCAGGAAGTACGAGCCCTCGTCCTGCACCACCCCCACCAGCACCTGGGCATCCCCCGGGCACCGGCACAGGCGGGCGGGTGGGTGGACgcgtggagggatggagggagggacggatggatagatggaaggagggatggatggatgaaaagagggagggagggatggacagaCACACAGGCCGTATCACAGACGGCggagagagaaaacagcaccGAGGTTATAGCTttatcctgctcctccccctccctcgccaaccccttccccaaccaCTTCCACACCCTCCCTCCGCCCGTCTGGACCCCCGCGCCCTTCACATCGGGCAGACCACCGCTCTTCCCATGTCCAGAGCCTTTCTGGCCCCGGgaagtctcccccccccccggcatctccccaccctcccctccctccccttccgcaTCTCTCCCATCCACCCCGTCACCGCACTTACGgccacatctttaaactctgctgcttcctcccgCTTCTAATTCCTTTTaagtctccttctctctccccaccgcccctcaTGACTCTTTTGAGGGTAGgaatctactattactactactaacgatggcatttgtttaagcgctcacgatgtgccgagccctgttctaagcgctgagggagatacaaggtaatcaggatgtcgcacgtggggctcccaatcttaatccccattttacggacgaggtaactgaggcacagagaagcgaagtcactcgACCAAAGTCACCCGGTTGATAGgtggctggagccgggattagaacccacgacctctgagtcccaagcccgggctcttttcacgttgcttctctaacgctAACACTGACTGACACTAccggctctccccagcgcttagcacagcaccctGCACAGGTTCGGTCAACACTGCCCATTGGGCGcccgcttcctgagggcaggggccgCATCTATCTCCTTCTCACTGggcttcgttctcgcctgtcccgccgtcgacccctcgtcCCCGTCCTatccctggaacgccctccctcctaatacccgccaaataatcacactttcccccctccaaagccccactgaagactcgcttcctccaagaggcctccccagattaagccccccttttcctcagctccccttcccctccgcgtcgccccgactcgctccctttgctctccctcccctctccccccaacagcactcgtgtatatatcta carries:
- the SRRT gene encoding serrate RNA effector molecule homolog isoform X5, with the translated sequence MGDSDDEYDRRRRDKFRRERSDYDRSRERDERRRGDDWNDREWDRGRERRSRGEYRDYDRNRRERFSPPRHELSPPQKRLRRDWDEHSSDPYHSGYEMPYAGGGGGPTYGPPQPWGHPDVHIMQHHVLPIQARLGSIAELDLGVPPPVMKSFKEFLLSLDDSVDETEAVKRYNDYKLDFRRQQMQDFFLAHKDEEWFRSKYHPDEVGKRRQEARGALQNRLRVFLALMDGGWFDTLLLDIDKADAIVKMLDAAVIKMEGGTEHDLRILEQEEEEEQAGKKEEGPGRGPPDADRKAADKDDKKDDAKQTDGDPPTEDKAKKSEADGEKEEKKEEPEKEAKKQSSKKRNRKRSGDDSFDEGSVSESESESESGRAEEEKEEAEEAPKEKERTKEEEQEKEQDKGQEAPGPEGPQCPPRPLHKTCSLFMRNIAPNISRAEIISLCKRYPGFMRVALSEPQPERRFFRRGWVTFDRSVNIKEICWNLQNIRLRDCELSPGVNRDLTRRVRNVNGITQHKQIVRNDIKLAAKLVHTLDDRTQLWGPQPGAAPQPPTSLPSQNPILKNITDYLIEEVSAEEEELLGSSGGGPPDEPPKEGNPAEMSVERDEKLVKVLDKLLLYLRIVHSLDYYNTCEYPNEDEMPNRCGIVHVRGPVPPNRISHGEVLEWQKTFEEKLTPLLSVRESLSEDEAQKMGRKDPEQEVEKFVTSNTQELGKDKWLCPLSGKKFKGPEFVRKHIFNKHAEKIEEVKKEVAFFNNFLTDAKRPALPEIKPIQPPGPAQILPPGLTPGLPYPHQAPQGLMPYGQPRPPILGYGGWYAETLGPSWNTGTWTRPRMWTSSEARNLLPLPSVPVPPPLPSRPPSGSPRSPRERTPFVR
- the SRRT gene encoding serrate RNA effector molecule homolog isoform X4; the protein is MGDSDDEYDRRRRDKFRRERSDYDRSRERDERRRGDDWNDREWDRGRERRSRGEYRDYDRNRRERFSPPRHELSPPQKRLRRDWDEHSSDPYHSGYEMPYAGGGGGPTYGPPQPWGHPDVHIMQHHVLPIQARLGSIAELDLGVPPPVMKSFKEFLLSLDDSVDETEAVKRYNDYKLDFRRQQMQDFFLAHKDEEWFRSKYHPDEVGKRRQEARGALQNRLRVFLALMDGGWFDTLLLDIDKADAIVKMLDAAVIKMEGGTEHDLRILEQEEEEEQAGKKEEGPGRGPPDADRKAADKDDKKDDAKQTDGDPPTEDKAKKSEADGEKEEKKEEPEKEAKKSSKKRNRKRSGDDSFDEGSVSESESESESGRAEEEKEEAEEAPKEKERTKEEEQEKEQDKGQEAPGPEGPQCPPRPLHKTCSLFMRNIAPNISRAEIISLCKRYPGFMRVALSEPQPERRFFRRGWVTFDRSVNIKEICWNLQNIRLRDCELSPGVNRDLTRRVRNVNGITQHKQIVRNDIKLAAKLVHTLDDRTQLWGPQPGAAPQPPTSLPSQNPILKNITDYLIEEVSAEEEELLGSSGGGPPDEPPKEGNPAEMSVERDEKLVKVLDKLLLYLRIVHSLDYYNTCEYPNEDEMPNRCGIVHVRGPVPPNRISHGEVLEWQKTFEEKLTPLLSVRESLSEDEAQKMGRKDPEQEVEKFVTSNTQELGKDKWLCPLSGKKFKGPEFVRKHIFNKHAEKIEEVKKEVAFFNNFLTDAKRPALPEIKPIQPPGPAQSLTPGLPYPHQAPQGLMPYGQPRPPILGYGAAAVRPTVPTGGPPYPHAPYGAGRGNYDTFRGQGGGGGYPGKPRNRMVRGDPRAIVEYRDLDAPEDVDFF